A single region of the Vicia villosa cultivar HV-30 ecotype Madison, WI linkage group LG4, Vvil1.0, whole genome shotgun sequence genome encodes:
- the LOC131597986 gene encoding uncharacterized protein LOC131597986, producing MDFVTGLPNTSRGHDSIWVIVDRLTNSAHFIPINITYPVSRLAEIYTSVIVKLHGIPLCIVSDRDLGFKSDFWKKIVRETTENVKLIREKMKTSQSRQKSYHDKRRKDLDFQAGDHVFFRVTHVTGVGRVLNSKKLTPQFIGLYQISDRVGNVAYKVVLSPNISNFHDVFHVSQLWKYVSDPPHVIHMDDVHVRDNLTVEPMPVRIEDRETKTLRGKDIALVKVVWSGTAGESMTWELESSMRESYPELFESDDNSRSFEQQISCIPSPLPFEPESESYEGPWLEI from the exons ATGGATTTTGTGACGGGATTGCCTAATACTTCAAGAGGacatgattctatttgggtgattgttgataggcttacgaattCGGCTCATTTTATTCCTATTAATATCACATATCCAGTGTCGAGGTTGGCGGAGATTTATACCAGTGTGATTGTGAAGCTGCATGGCattcctttgtgtattgtgtcagatagagatctggGGTTCAAAtctgatttttggaaga agattgttcgagaaactacTGAGAATGTGAAGTTGATTCGAGAGAAGATGAAAACTTCGCaaagtaggcaaaagagttatcatgataagcgaAGAAAGGATTTGGATTTTCAAGCGGGTGATCATGTGTTTTTTAGAGTTACACATGTGACTGGTGTTGGGCGAGTATTGAATTCTAAGAAGCTCACCCCTCAATTTATTGGTCTGTATCAGATATCGGACAGAGTTGGGAATGTGGCGTATAAAGTGGTGTTATCGcctaatatttcaaattttcatgatgtgtttcatgtgtcacaactctGGAAGTATGTTTCTGATCCGCCGCATGTGATTCACATGGACGATGTGCATGTACGGGATAATCTCACAGTGGAGCCGATGCCAGTACGAATTGAGGATCGTGAAACAAAGACACTCAGAGGCAAAGatattgctttggtgaaagtagTTTGGTCGGGAACTGCTGGAGAAAGCATGACTTGGGAATTGGAAAGCAGTATGCGGGAATCCTATCCTGAGCTGTTTGAATCAG ATGACAATTCAAGATCCTTCGAACAGCAAATCTCATGTATTCCATCCCCTCTTCCATTTGAGCCAGAAAGTGAGTCATATGAAGGACCATGGCTTGAGATATGA